The genomic stretch AACACGTGACTCGCTGGGGCTGTGAATATTTTTGTGGTAATTTCTGCATTCAACCGGCTTTTGAGGGATAAATGtccatttaaatattttatttaaatacgCCCATAGAATGTGTACGAATCTGATGCTCGAGACCGATGGTTCCACGGAACTCTTAGGCTATAGTAATCATGTGAACCCGAAACTATAAGTTCtttacaaaattttaattaaaattgtgcatactcgtatctttGCAGTTTCATCAAACCATAAAAACGTACCTGAATGATCGTATTTGGGATTTTAAGTTTTATGTTGCTAAGGATTGGCCAGAAAAACCGATAATTCTTCATTTTCCAGGATGCACGCTTGCGGTAAGTACaataaaaccagaaaaattaaccaaaaatcaaaaaacgcTCAAATTGATATTGCAGCCGCACAACAATATTTACCAAACCCTGGGGATATTTTGTCCATCCGCACACATCGAGCATGTAGATATGATGCGCACCGAAGATGTACTTATAGATTGGCAGAAGCCTATGTACCTGAACTTTACGCACATCGCCATTATGAATCGCCTGGATGACTTCTACTCAAAGTTCGGTGTGATGGAGCGACTCAGTGGTGATATCTATGTGTGCAACAAGCTCAATGccgaactggaactggagccgCTGCCGGAAGATGCGGAGATGCGTCCGCTGACCCTGGACAATGTGCAGGGCATACACGATCTATATCCTGCCAATGAAATCGAATGCGTCCGGCTCTTTGACATACTCGTGCGCAAGCTGCCCGGCTTGGGGATCTTTCGCAAGGACACCAGTGAGCTGGCCGCATGGATGGTCCACTCGTACTACGGTGCTATGTTTTCAATGCAAACACGTCCAGATTTTCGACGCATGGGGTGAGTATGGCTGTATAGTGTTACCCATAGATGTGTGGACCCTTGAATGCTCTAAACCATAAATTCGTTCACCCGTTTTGCAGTTATGGCATCCGTCTGGCCAAGTCTCTGACGCAGTTGGTCATCGAGCGTGGCTATACGCCTTTCGTTGTGATTCGTCCACAGAATGATGCGTCCCGGAATCTGTACACGAAACTCGGCTACGAGAAGGCCTTCGAAACGTGCCGCGTGCGGATGACGCCCGACTGCTACGAGGATAGCACTGTGGGCACCATAAGTAACTCATCCTATGCCAAGTTTCCGCCACTACCTCAGGGGGAGTGCGTCATTGTTGCGGGGCGCTTGG from Drosophila pseudoobscura strain MV-25-SWS-2005 chromosome 4, UCI_Dpse_MV25, whole genome shotgun sequence encodes the following:
- the LOC6902910 gene encoding uncharacterized protein — translated: MEIIPEGKHFRLVHESELPEILVTLERYLPESLKFHQTIKTYLNDRIWDFKFYVAKDWPEKPIILHFPGCTLAPHNNIYQTLGIFCPSAHIEHVDMMRTEDVLIDWQKPMYLNFTHIAIMNRLDDFYSKFGVMERLSGDIYVCNKLNAELELEPLPEDAEMRPLTLDNVQGIHDLYPANEIECVRLFDILVRKLPGLGIFRKDTSELAAWMVHSYYGAMFSMQTRPDFRRMGYGIRLAKSLTQLVIERGYTPFVVIRPQNDASRNLYTKLGYEKAFETCRVRMTPDCYEDSTVGTISNSSYAKFPPLPQGECVIVAGRLGKHVHGESQSQTVDEGIEDMLAEKCDIRSDEARGERKTTTDEGIGEDK